The DNA window TCCCTTGTTGTTCCCACAACAACCCGGTATCCGTTTTCCCTTCCACTGAACCTTTCAAGCTTACCCCTTGCGATTATCCTTTCACCCTCCCTGGCCTGCCCCGCATAGGTGTGGGTGAAGGACACAACCTCAGTGATTTCGGCTTCGGGCCCCTCAAGTACACGGACATCCTCCACAAGGTACCTTGCAGGGTTGTCAAAGGCCTCGATAGCATCAGATACCGTGCACTCGACGGTCACCCTGCCGCAGTCCTCATAGGTTGTATCGGCCCATGAGCCCTGAATTTCACTCCAGTCCCTTGCAGCGAGGATATCGAATAGTGTTCCATTGATTATTCCTCTGTTATTCTTTCTCATTTCATACCAGCAGAACTCCCTGAAGGAGAGCGTATCATCGGTTATCCTTTTCCTGTAGACCTTCATGAGCTGTTCCTCATCCAGTCCATTCAGCGGACTCTCAGGGTCACCCTTAAGCTCACCGAAGGCTTCCATGGCCCTCCGGTGGTTCCTCAAACCGTAAACCACAAAGTCTATATCGGAGTTCAGGGGGTCATACAATCCGGGGAGCACTGAACCTGAAACCCCCATGGAACTGTAGGGGATCCCTGCAGCATCATGCAACGTATTGGCAATCATCACAACCCTGGCCAGCAGCTGATCGGTTGGGGATTCCATTATATCCATAAGGCGCTTTTCCGGTTTCAGTATGTTATCCACCCTTTCATGGGGGACGCCCATCATGAGGACACCGAGTTCCTCGTAGTGGTGGAGGTAGGCGGGGTGGTTCTCCTCAAGGAAGGTGTATGCCAGCTCAGAATTCACCTTTGAGTATCTTGCCGAATTCAGGGACCTTTCACCTTCACTGTCTGGTATGTATCGCAAAAACGATAATATCCTGTCTTCTGGATGAACATATGATGTAACAGCAAAGAATAGATCATCAGAGGTGTGTATGAAGTCACGGATTCGGGCTTTCATAGGTAAATTAAATGCATGATGGAACTATAAAGCTTTTCATATTCTTCTGGAGGTATCATGGGGCTTTATCTCTTCCCGGTTATCTGGATTTTTCATGATAATTAAATGAGGGCTGATCTCTAAATAATTTAA is part of the Methanothermobacter sp. K4 genome and encodes:
- a CDS encoding DNA polymerase subunit beta, translated to MKARIRDFIHTSDDLFFAVTSYVHPEDRILSFLRYIPDSEGERSLNSARYSKVNSELAYTFLEENHPAYLHHYEELGVLMMGVPHERVDNILKPEKRLMDIMESPTDQLLARVVMIANTLHDAAGIPYSSMGVSGSVLPGLYDPLNSDIDFVVYGLRNHRRAMEAFGELKGDPESPLNGLDEEQLMKVYRKRITDDTLSFREFCWYEMRKNNRGIINGTLFDILAARDWSEIQGSWADTTYEDCGRVTVECTVSDAIEAFDNPARYLVEDVRVLEGPEAEITEVVSFTHTYAGQAREGERIIARGKLERFSGRENGYRVVVGTTREAEDEFIKLKDLRL